The DNA segment TCTACAAATTAGCTTATGTGTaatctaattttagtttatggaAGTAGCtaattcattttaccttcttattttcttctcctataagtgATTATAGAAAACTTTACCCAAACAAGGCCTTAATTGAATTCATGGGGACAAACTTTTTCTCTGAATGCATgagccaaaaaagaaaaacctaaTCCCCAGAAAGGAAAAAAGCACCTTTTACCCCCAATTCCCATATTTGCATAACAATCCACAGAAAGAACCTAGTGTACAATTATCAACTTTAAATGGAAAAGGGAAATTTCAAAGATCCAACTACATGAACAAAGGGacagagggagagagagaaattCAGAAACCATATGCTTAatatacaaaacaaaacaaaactcaaacaaacaaaaaccacCATAACAGGTTTTTAACTAACCAATAAAACCACAGCTTAGTTGAATGTTGATACTATGAAGTGCCTCAAATTCTGTCTGGAAAAGAAGATACTCCCACCACTCTTCTCCAATGTGAAACCATTTCCAAAGTTTCAAACAAAAACACCAGCAGGGTACTCCAACATTTCTTAGAAGTTTGTCGGAGccataaaacaacaaataacgTGAAACACTGAGCAATTCGTGGCCCCATCACActtgtattaaattaaaatttaaatgcatCAACCTAACCATGCCTTCAGCCAATTTCTAACTTGTAAAGGAAACTGTCACTATCATGTCCAGGTTTTTGTTCATGCAATAATTTCCTATAATATAAAATGAGTTTACAACTACTTAACTTTTAGGAACATTTTCATTTCGGTTTCTGGCTTCCAATTTTTGTTCAACGCAAGCTAACTCACATGTCGACTTAGTCAAACCTCTAGCCGCCTAAGACAAGTGTTTAGTTTAATATAAGTTTACTTTGtataaataatagaataattTCGTGTCTTATGCTGACTGCCAAAACTAGTTGATGTGTTAAATGCAATATTCGGAATCATGATTCATGTgggaagttaatttagttaaaattgtaaaaataagaaaaattagtttctcaatctttttttttttttttatcatgggtAAAAAATCATGGGTGTCTTCAAATTTACTGAGTCAGAATGTTAATATCTTTCGCAGTGCGTGACTTTAAGCAAATTTTGCACACAATGAGAATTCATGCTAAATTAGTGTCTTGACTTTTATAATTACCAGTTAATTTAGCTTCTGAAATTGACATCACTAGTTGATATGGCCATTAACATTACTAAATTAGTTAACCAGTCCTTGAAGTTGTTAAGTATTACAAAAATTAGTTCTTAAATTTGACAATCTTTTGGCCTTCATTCGATTTCTTTGGCAGAAGGGaccaaattaattgatatttgatACACGTGCGATAAAATAAGtgattaaattgattgattcATAAAGTGATACACAATTAAGTTAGAAATGATAATTTCTGATAATTGTTGTTGAAAATCATATTCAAATGTTCTGTATTTATTGTATATTGGATCTATAAGCAAAGTCATATCTGACGTAGAGGAACAAAATCCCCTCAAATGTTCTGTAATTAGTTGTATCTATTGCAATAAGTCTATCAATCTCTGTCTCATACATGGGATCCAGCAGCTCTATGCCTCTCCTTTCCCTCTTTTAAACAATTGTTAAAGTAATTAATCAAATGAATAGGCGTTTAACATAATAGcctaaaataacataatttttcttgggataaaataacacataattgttttttcttaaattgaaacttctttttgcataatttcaaaaactaaaataactagtgattgtaattttaaaaactaattgaatGATTTACTCAAAAtatttgtgtttgaattttATTAGTATCATTTTTGTCGAGGGACCTCTGCAAGATTTTTCACAAGTGGTGGCTCTtacaaaaagttattgtagagtaaatttatttgtaaaatagaTCTATTTTCAAAGATTTTCTATAGATAAATtcaaactaaattataaaaaaaatacaaatcaaagTAACTTTCATtagtttgaaaatttaaatttatcatatttgttatttaatttgtaatttttagtaCTTAATATTTAACACAAACTTTCTAATTTCAAAAAGGGTGGCACAGAATAGACCCTAACTTTGATGAATAAAtcttaaatcaagaaaaaatatataaaaaaaataattgtaacgACTAGTTCTAGAAGAAGGATCTTGGtatcattctcttcttcttggTGGGATCTACCTTTGGTCAACTTAGCTTCTTCGTCTTCcttgtgtgatttttcaatTGGCAGGGAGGAAAATAACgtaaaactaaataaaagaaaattgttagAACTGGGCCAACAGACCCATCGAAACCCCATTTAGGTTGACCTTTATAGCTTATTCGGCAAAATTCCAATAAGATAATGATTTATTTTCCACAAGATAATGAATTTACATTGTTCTTGCTTGCACAAAGAACTTTCTACgatcaaataaaaaaggaaaaaaatcggcaacttttttatactttttgaaCGTTTCCCGTTAGTATCATACAAAATACAGTATATGTTAAGaaatgaaaagtgaaaagaacaaacatttttttattaacttaaaagtactgtttttttttttaacaactacaatgaaatatatatatatatatatataaaagatgaaTCACGCATATTAAAGTTTTCCTTAAACCTACcaatgaaattattaattttaaccgTCAATGATCAAAAGATATTTATACCagtaaattattttgaaaatgaccTAAAATGATCAACCATTTATGATGGTAACAACATCAACAATGATAATAAGATAAAGAGTGATAATGATGATACATGAGGCAGTGGAAAGAACCTCAACTTCTGTTAAACAATTCATTACATCATAACATTTTTGCGGTTTTGATGGCACAACATATATAGACAAATCATGTTACTGAACTCATCCATTTAAACGATAACTTTTTCCTTGGAAAGCAATTCCTTTACTTTGACTTTGCGGTTGAGGGGAGGAAGCAGAAGCATTTCCTTCATTTTGTTCTGCAGTGCTTTTTGTTGTTGCTTGTGTCCCACCAAGACGGTGGCTTCTTCCTTTGAATACTATTCCAGCTGATGGATTAGATTGCACTGGGGCATTTATTTGTGTACCCTCTCCCCAATATGCCACTATTTTGTGACTGATGTAGTACATAATTAAGGATTATAAGAAttcatcaatgtaaaataaatagacTATATATATGATATGTACCAAAAAGAGAACTTGGTATAGTAAATGATGTTCAATTTGATATCTTGCTCCCTCACTCTAGTTTTGGACATGCACTGAATCTATGGATTATAACTTATAACAATAGAGGACACTCATAAAACTATATGTTATGTCCTTGGTGAAGAGAAGATTAGATTTTACattcttgatttttatttttattttagattacaATACTTTGAATTAATTAGGAAATGTAAATCATGTGATCCTTGCAACAAAAAATGTGTTTTGAGTGATACACTTTCATGGATCAGAGTCTTAGCATCATGGTGTcattttgaaatgaaattaatgtgacaactgataaaaataacatcaatttgatTTAATCATAGTGGCCATAGGAACGTGGTAAAAAAGGATACACCCAGAGAGGAGTCTTGAACTTGAACTTTCCTCCAGCAAGAGGGTGAAGCACTGTTAAGAAGTAGTATAGATGTCCTGCAATCATACCCACAATGTCTGGCTTTATAGGATTTCCAAATATTAAATCCAGAGCTAGCAAAGCCCATGGAAGATAAAAACCCtgcacaacaaaaaagaaaggttaATAAAAGATTAACACTTCCATTTAGGAAGGGTTAAagtataataatagtaataattctGATACAAAGTACTCATAATATGACTGACTTTACATACCACAGTCACTGAAATTTcatgaatattattaatatgttaaaattattgatataattaattgtaagagaacaaaaagaaaagttacTTTATTTTACAGAACTTCTCTAAAATTGtgttgagaaaaagaaaaacacacacaaaagaAAAGTCGGGCAGACACTAGCTGACTCAGGgacaaattatattaacaataaaCTGAGTTGTTTGTTATTCTATCAATATCAAGCTAAACAAAAGGAAACATCCTTTAATAAAGCATACTCCTTATTGTCCTAAAATATGCACTGAAGTTGACAATGCAGAGTAAAATACAGAGCATAggctaattaaaaataaattataattaatggcATTCCTATGTTTGTTAATTGTATGTGGTTTttcaaatatgtaatttttaactttACCTTAAAATTGTCTTATGTGTTCAACAACAGAAATAAGTTGGAAAACAAATATGCCAGTATCCTGAAGTATCAATTTTCTGATGATATTGTCAAAATAAAGAAGATACATTAGCAAAGAAAATTCATTGGATTTTATACCTTCAATGATACAACACCATAAATGTTAATTCGTGCATTTGGAAACTCGCGGCTCCAAACATAGACGATCATGAAAACTAAGGAAATTCCCATGAATGGATACCAAAAAAATGGCACAGCTGCAATCACCTTAGAGGAGGATAAAAATGTCAGTccctaaatatgtttttggtttttttgaaaCACCCTAAATATGTTTAACTGGTAGTAAACTATTCTAATTAATGTTGTTCATTAATAAACTTCCCAAAATTAATGTCAATTTATGCTtgattctagttttttttttctt comes from the Glycine soja cultivar W05 chromosome 6, ASM419377v2, whole genome shotgun sequence genome and includes:
- the LOC114417414 gene encoding derlin-1.1-like; protein product: MSTPAEYYRSLPPVSKTYGVACLMTTSAYYLQLYDARNISLDYGPVFKSLQVWRLITNFFFLGSFSLPFAVRLIMIAKYGVSLERGPFDKRTADYVWMFIFGAFSLLVIAAVPFFWYPFMGISLVFMIVYVWSREFPNARINIYGVVSLKGFYLPWALLALDLIFGNPIKPDIVGMIAGHLYYFLTVLHPLAGGKFKFKTPLWVHKIVAYWGEGTQINAPVQSNPSAGIVFKGRSHRLGGTQATTKSTAEQNEGNASASSPQPQSQSKGIAFQGKSYRLNG